The stretch of DNA CTTCAGCCTCCATAAACAAATACCCATGTTTCTCCAACTTTAATATATTTTCTTTTAAAATAGGGTTTTCATACATGTTGGTATTCATGGAAGGTACAAACATTACAGGCGCCTTTGTAGCCATAACCGTGGTAGTAAGCATATCGTCCGCAATACCCGCTGCAATTTTCCCTATAATATTTGCTGTGGCAGGCACAACAACTAAAATATCAGCCTTTTGTGCCAGAGAAATGTGCTTTATGTCCCACCTTTCGGGAATATCAAACATGCCGGTTACTACAGGATTTTTAGATATAGTTTGAAAAGTAAGGGGAGCTACAAACTTAGTAGCATTCTCAGTCATAATTACATGGACCTGGGCATTGTTTTTTACCAGACGGCTTACTACTTCTACAACCTTGTATGCTGCAATACCGCCACATACACCAATTAATACTGTTTTTCCCTTTAACATATTCTCTCCTCGGTATTGTTACTTATTTTACCCCGCTTTTAGTACGTACATATGTAATCTTTTCTTCATAAACTTCATTTATTGCAATCGTAACTGGTTTATCTACATTGCATTTTACAAGTTTTGAAGCTCCATCAACCAATTGACGCGCCCTTTTTGCTACAGTTACTACAAGAGTATACTTGCTGTCCATATTTTTCATCAAGTCACTTAATGAAGGAAAAATCATAAAATATAAACCTCCCCAGCTTATAACACAATTCTGTCTAAAATATCAACATTTCTCTTCGTTTTAAGTTTTTCTGCCTTTATAATACAATTTATAGCATTTGCTGTATCTATAACACGGTCATTTGTTATAACATAATCATACTTG from Bacillota bacterium encodes:
- a CDS encoding DNA-directed RNA polymerase subunit omega yields the protein MIFPSLSDLMKNMDSKYTLVVTVAKRARQLVDGASKLVKCNVDKPVTIAINEVYEEKITYVRTKSGVK